One Pleurocapsa sp. PCC 7327 DNA segment encodes these proteins:
- a CDS encoding HetZ-related protein 2, which translates to MNKVAEELERFWRSRLLKDQPEQTQRERDSIINWLLGEDRAGVEDFSPERLAIARQGMDYRYRILCQRYLNVHPTKAYRNLINRLGSIVMLRNKIRTWVALSRDRQRAVNDVLQEVIQEMLNSDRYIQGQIAWIARCTKNERLRNSLLLTSIEEYCLRPVRNQPLLVYRFVNYLRRTQRGGMTQVPQKEMVRLISEEINSDESDASVSLLDARAIAEYQETQTWEEKQVLRHRVQQEFEAHLAEKVGQEAVQWLRLYLQGRSQEAIAQSLNLPIKQVYRLREKIGYHAIRVFAMKGNPELVANWLEISPREHNLGLTPKQWEMFWQQLTPIQRQIVEQMKVGQGLDAIAQELGWKKSQLFGEWSKLYLMAQELRGDSS; encoded by the coding sequence ATGAATAAGGTCGCAGAAGAATTAGAACGGTTTTGGCGATCTCGCTTGTTGAAAGACCAACCCGAACAAACTCAACGAGAGCGAGACAGTATTATTAACTGGTTACTGGGAGAAGATCGGGCAGGAGTTGAAGACTTTTCGCCAGAGCGATTGGCGATCGCGCGGCAAGGGATGGACTATCGCTATCGGATCTTGTGCCAGCGCTATCTAAACGTTCACCCAACAAAAGCCTATCGCAACCTCATCAATCGTTTGGGTTCGATCGTCATGCTGCGCAATAAAATTCGCACCTGGGTTGCCCTCAGTCGCGATCGCCAAAGGGCGGTTAATGATGTTCTCCAAGAAGTGATTCAGGAGATGCTCAATAGCGATCGCTACATTCAAGGACAAATTGCTTGGATTGCTCGATGTACGAAGAACGAAAGGTTACGCAACAGTTTACTCCTGACTAGCATTGAAGAATATTGCCTGCGCCCCGTTCGCAACCAGCCTTTGTTAGTCTATCGCTTTGTCAATTATCTGCGCCGCACCCAAAGGGGAGGAATGACCCAAGTCCCTCAAAAAGAGATGGTGCGCTTGATTTCTGAAGAAATTAATTCTGATGAATCGGATGCTTCCGTCAGCTTGCTAGATGCGAGAGCGATCGCCGAGTACCAAGAAACCCAAACCTGGGAAGAAAAGCAAGTTTTGCGCCACAGAGTCCAACAAGAATTTGAAGCCCATTTAGCCGAAAAAGTCGGTCAGGAGGCGGTGCAGTGGCTGAGGCTCTATCTTCAGGGACGTTCTCAAGAAGCGATCGCCCAGAGTTTAAATTTGCCCATCAAGCAAGTCTATCGCTTGCGCGAAAAAATCGGCTATCATGCCATTCGCGTCTTTGCCATGAAGGGAAATCCCGAATTGGTCGCCAATTGGCTCGAAATCTCTCCTAGAGAGCATAATCTGGGACTAACGCCCAAACAGTGGGAAATGTTTTGGCAGCAATTAACTCCTATCCAGCGCCAAATCGTCGAACAGATGAAAGTAGGACAAGGTCTGGACGCGATCGCCCAAGAATTAGGCTGGAAAAAAAGTCAATTGTTCGGCGAATGGAGCAAGCTTTATCTCATGGCTCAAGAATTACGCGGCGATTCTTCTTAA
- a CDS encoding PrsW family glutamic-type intramembrane protease, whose protein sequence is MMEESSHQPFLKQVSQIVPGTRPIFYQLSGSQSIVIGRESDCQVILDSTHYQGVSRRHAKISPAGFGSLSEPTSWQICDLGSSNGTYINGQRLYQCQTLKAGDLIKLGHQGPEFLFESQTHSAKTNTGIPIRGRLGTDLSLTQLIPIVSTQSDLRWRELMIPGAVTVFFVVLMFNYVGTNPAAFMWLLGVFLASACYYVIDRLCGRHKAWWAIVATAIATIIFNLTLFNLFAHVFRYILPGNIEELSALRQQGEAINPIDWFVRMFFGAGLLEEFTKSLPVFAFYLIGRQLRSPLRERVGVWEPLDGILLGAASGIGFTLDETLGQYVQMAIQRGGELAGLQLLIPRILGAIAVHVAYSGYFGYFIGLSALKPSKRWQLLAIGYLSSSFLHTLWNSADILSQNALMNSVLQCAAGVLAYAFLISAILKARQISATRAQDLPTRLGSSN, encoded by the coding sequence ATGATGGAAGAGTCCAGCCATCAGCCCTTTCTCAAACAGGTCTCTCAAATCGTTCCAGGTACTAGACCGATTTTCTATCAACTCTCTGGCAGTCAATCCATCGTTATCGGCAGAGAATCAGATTGTCAGGTGATTCTGGATTCTACTCACTATCAAGGAGTTTCTCGACGGCACGCCAAGATTAGCCCGGCAGGATTTGGCTCGTTAAGCGAACCTACTAGCTGGCAGATTTGTGACTTAGGAAGCTCTAACGGCACTTACATAAACGGTCAACGCCTCTATCAATGTCAGACTCTCAAAGCAGGCGATCTCATCAAACTCGGTCACCAAGGACCGGAATTTCTCTTCGAGTCTCAAACCCATTCGGCAAAGACGAATACTGGCATACCGATTCGAGGGCGATTAGGTACCGACCTTAGTTTAACTCAACTCATCCCGATCGTTTCCACCCAAAGCGATCTGCGCTGGCGAGAGCTAATGATTCCGGGTGCGGTCACAGTTTTTTTTGTCGTTCTGATGTTCAATTATGTCGGCACGAATCCTGCTGCGTTTATGTGGCTGTTGGGAGTGTTTTTGGCTAGTGCCTGTTACTATGTCATCGATCGGCTTTGCGGTCGTCACAAAGCTTGGTGGGCGATCGTTGCTACAGCGATCGCCACGATTATTTTCAATTTAACCCTGTTTAATTTATTTGCCCACGTCTTCCGCTATATTCTGCCTGGAAATATCGAAGAGTTATCTGCGCTGCGCCAACAAGGTGAAGCCATCAATCCGATTGATTGGTTCGTCAGAATGTTTTTTGGGGCGGGATTGCTAGAGGAATTCACCAAATCTTTGCCCGTGTTTGCCTTTTATCTCATTGGTCGTCAGTTGCGCTCTCCACTGCGAGAGCGGGTTGGCGTGTGGGAACCACTAGATGGGATTTTGTTAGGGGCTGCCTCTGGGATTGGCTTTACTCTCGATGAAACCCTCGGACAGTATGTACAAATGGCAATACAACGGGGAGGGGAACTAGCTGGACTGCAACTGCTCATTCCGCGAATCTTGGGAGCGATCGCGGTTCACGTCGCCTATAGCGGCTATTTCGGCTATTTTATCGGCTTGAGCGCCCTTAAGCCAAGCAAGCGCTGGCAACTTCTCGCAATCGGCTATCTGAGTTCATCCTTTCTCCACACGCTCTGGAACTCAGCCGATATCCTCAGTCAAAATGCCCTCATGAATAGCGTTCTACAATGTGCGGCAGGGGTTCTCGCCTATGCTTTTCTCATCTCAGCTATCCTCAAAGCCCGCCAAATTTCTGCCACTCGCGCCCAGGATTTACCCACTCGCTTGGGTTCGTCTAATTAA
- a CDS encoding GNAT family N-acetyltransferase, with product MSLKNLEYLFEPESVAVIGASPRPPSLGSLVMQNLLGGGFCGPILPVNPEYNAVAGVLCYPNIASLPLTPDLALICAPSATVPEIISELGDRGTKAAVVITDGSDRQADSAGDSLKQAMLDAARPYNLRLLGFHSLGLLVPKIGLNASMAHLNALAGEIAFVSQSRAICTAVLDWAKFRRIGFSHFISLGDSVDVNCADVLDYLGSDPGTRAILLYVEAIRSARRFMSAARGAARNKPVLVLKAGRLTEPARAATPHAGAMADIDAVYDAAIRRAGMLRVFDIKELFEAVETLARLRSFRGDRLAILSNGRGSGVMATDSLILGGGQLAELSEETVEKLKAELPVAWSPGNPVDLSAQVDSDRYAQALDILMQAPEIDTILAIHVPTAIAPSEETAKAIVEAIRSKKSQVLTVWMGAESAMIARVHCIVAGIPTYDTPDEGVRAFLHLVRHRHNQEMLMETPPSIPTEFTPITATARRIVRQALAEGRRMLSEPESKAVLAAYGIPIVETRVAATVEEALRVAEAIGYPVALKIISPEIAHKSEVGGVALNLDNPEVLRLAAETMRSRVAELRPGASIAGFAVQSMIRRPNAYELTVGVSTDIIFGPVILFGQGGKAAEALNDRAVGLPPLNATLADELLSRTRIARLLRENRDRATANLDAIRLTLIQISQLIVDIPEIVELDINPLLADEQGVIALDACIAIKSATMPGSARLAIRPYPRELEEYVVLRSGRKLLIRPIRPEDEPAHYELFEHFSPEDIRFRFFRLVKRFPHSEMARFTQIDYDREMAFIATNADDQNHPETLGVVRAIADPDNQSAEFAIIVRSDLKRQGMGRALLEKMIRYCRDKGIKELVGEILADNVAMLALAKSLGFERHPTEDPDVVAVRLRLREDR from the coding sequence GTGAGCCTGAAAAACCTAGAATATCTTTTTGAACCGGAGTCGGTGGCTGTAATCGGAGCCTCGCCTCGCCCTCCCAGCCTTGGGTCACTGGTGATGCAAAACCTTTTAGGCGGGGGCTTCTGCGGTCCAATCTTGCCAGTCAATCCAGAATACAACGCCGTAGCAGGAGTGCTTTGCTATCCCAACATTGCCAGCCTTCCCCTGACTCCAGACTTGGCACTCATCTGCGCGCCCTCAGCAACAGTCCCCGAAATCATATCAGAACTAGGCGATCGCGGAACCAAGGCGGCAGTAGTCATTACAGATGGAAGCGACAGGCAAGCTGACTCAGCAGGGGATTCTCTCAAGCAGGCAATGCTCGATGCGGCGCGACCCTATAATTTGCGCTTACTCGGTTTCCACAGCCTCGGTCTTCTCGTGCCTAAGATCGGTCTCAATGCTAGCATGGCTCACCTAAACGCGCTAGCTGGAGAAATCGCCTTTGTGTCTCAGTCGAGAGCGATTTGCACGGCTGTGCTGGACTGGGCAAAATTTCGGCGGATTGGTTTTTCTCACTTTATCTCTCTGGGAGATAGTGTAGACGTTAACTGCGCAGATGTACTGGATTATCTAGGCAGCGACCCCGGCACGCGAGCAATCCTCCTGTACGTCGAAGCCATCCGCTCGGCACGGCGCTTCATGTCGGCAGCCAGAGGTGCAGCCCGCAACAAGCCCGTGCTGGTACTCAAGGCAGGACGGTTGACAGAACCAGCGCGAGCCGCTACCCCCCATGCGGGAGCGATGGCAGACATTGATGCCGTTTATGATGCAGCCATTCGCCGAGCCGGAATGCTGCGAGTATTTGATATTAAAGAACTGTTTGAAGCAGTAGAAACACTAGCCCGTCTGCGATCTTTTAGGGGAGATCGTTTGGCAATCTTAAGTAATGGTAGGGGATCGGGAGTCATGGCGACGGATTCTTTAATCTTAGGAGGCGGGCAACTAGCCGAGCTGTCTGAGGAGACTGTCGAGAAACTCAAGGCAGAGCTACCTGTCGCGTGGTCTCCTGGCAATCCAGTCGATCTAAGTGCACAGGTGGATAGCGATCGCTACGCTCAGGCGCTCGACATTCTCATGCAAGCTCCCGAAATAGATACCATCTTAGCGATACACGTGCCGACTGCGATCGCCCCCAGCGAAGAAACAGCAAAAGCGATAGTAGAGGCGATTCGCTCGAAAAAATCCCAGGTACTCACCGTTTGGATGGGCGCGGAATCTGCTATGATAGCTCGCGTTCATTGCATCGTAGCAGGCATTCCGACCTATGACACCCCCGATGAAGGGGTACGAGCTTTCTTGCATCTGGTTCGCCATCGCCACAATCAAGAAATGCTTATGGAAACGCCGCCATCGATTCCAACTGAGTTTACCCCCATAACGGCAACTGCACGGCGCATCGTTCGGCAAGCCTTGGCTGAGGGGCGCAGAATGCTGAGCGAACCCGAATCAAAAGCCGTACTGGCAGCCTACGGGATTCCGATTGTCGAGACGCGGGTAGCAGCGACTGTCGAAGAGGCACTGCGCGTGGCGGAGGCAATCGGCTATCCGGTAGCGCTCAAAATTATCTCGCCTGAGATTGCCCATAAATCTGAGGTAGGGGGCGTGGCATTGAATTTAGACAATCCCGAAGTACTGCGGCTAGCTGCCGAAACTATGCGATCGCGCGTGGCAGAACTGCGTCCGGGAGCTAGCATCGCTGGCTTTGCCGTGCAATCGATGATTCGCCGTCCCAATGCTTACGAGCTGACTGTCGGCGTTAGCACAGATATTATCTTTGGTCCAGTTATCTTGTTCGGTCAAGGGGGTAAAGCGGCAGAGGCACTCAACGATCGCGCGGTAGGATTGCCGCCCTTGAACGCGACCTTAGCCGACGAGTTGCTCTCCCGGACTCGCATCGCGCGGTTGCTTCGAGAAAATCGCGATCGCGCAACAGCCAATCTCGATGCTATTCGCCTGACGCTGATTCAGATCTCTCAGCTCATCGTCGATATTCCTGAAATTGTCGAGCTAGATATCAATCCGCTCCTGGCGGACGAGCAGGGAGTTATTGCTCTAGATGCCTGCATTGCTATCAAATCTGCAACGATGCCGGGTTCGGCTCGTCTCGCCATCCGTCCTTACCCGCGCGAGTTAGAAGAATACGTCGTTCTCCGGTCGGGTCGCAAGCTGCTGATTCGCCCAATCCGTCCCGAAGACGAACCAGCTCATTACGAACTCTTTGAGCACTTTAGCCCCGAAGATATCCGCTTCCGTTTCTTCAGATTGGTAAAGCGATTTCCTCACTCGGAGATGGCTCGTTTTACCCAAATTGACTACGATCGCGAGATGGCGTTTATTGCTACAAATGCCGACGACCAAAACCATCCAGAAACGCTGGGCGTAGTACGCGCGATCGCCGATCCCGACAACCAATCCGCCGAGTTTGCCATCATCGTGCGATCCGATTTGAAGCGTCAGGGAATGGGACGCGCTCTACTCGAAAAAATGATTCGTTATTGCCGAGACAAGGGCATAAAAGAGCTGGTAGGAGAAATCTTGGCTGATAATGTTGCCATGCTCGCTCTGGCTAAAAGCCTGGGCTTCGAGCGTCATCCCACAGAAGATCCAGATGTAGTTGCAGTGCGACTGCGATTGCGAGAGGATCGATGA